Within the Prevotella scopos JCM 17725 genome, the region GTGGTCAGGCACTCGGTGCAGCATGGTATCTGCCAGAGGAGCGTCCTATCACAACAAAGGAACAGATGCTTGACGAGATGTGTTCATTGCTCGGTGGACGTGCTGCAGAAGAACTCTTCACTGGTCATATCTCAACAGGTGCAATGAATGACCTCGAACGTGCGACCAAGAGTGCATACGGCATGATTGCTTATGCAGGTATGAGTGACAAGTTGCCAAACATCTGTTATTATAACAATGACGAATACAACTTCCAGAAACCATATTCTGACACAACGGCTAAGACCATAGATGAAGAGGTACTGAAGATGATTAATGGACAGTATGAGCGTGCTAAGCAGATTCTGACAGAGCACAAAGAAGGTCATAATCGTTTGGCACAGATTCTCATTGAACGTGAGGTAATCATGGCAGAAGACATAGAAGAGATCTTCGGAAAGCGTCCTTGGGTAAGCCGCACACAAGAGTTGCTTGCACAGGAAGAGAGGTCTCAGCCTAAGTTGGAGGATATGCCAGAGGAGGTTAAGCAGGCACAAGCAGAGCACGAAGCAAGAATCGCCAAAGAAGGCAGCGACAAAGCCAGTGATTTATAAACAAACATATAGTTATGAGTGATAAACTAAAGAATCTGATTGTCAGAGCCGTTACTGGCGTATTCTTCGTCACCGTGATGGTGTTGGGCATCCTTCACCCTCACGCCTTGATTGCACTTTTCGCACTCATCACGGGTCTTTCCATCTGGGAATACACTGGATTGGTGAACAACATCAAGGGAGTAAAGGTAAATCGCTTCATCTCAACCATCATAGGAGTCTATTTCTTCTTGGCGGTTGCAGGTCTGCGTCTGACACCAGTTGAGGGCTTCGTGGTCTTTGTACCCTACATTTTGTCAATTCTCTACCTATTAATTTCAGAACTATATCTGAAAAATGAGAACCCTATCAACAGTTGGGCATACACAATGTTGGGACAGATGTATATCGCAATGCCTTTCTCAATGATCAACGTATTAGCTTTCCAGCAGGTTAAACCAGGACAGGTGACCTTCGACTATCTCCTTCCATTGAGTATTTTCATCTTCCTTTGGACTAATGATACAGGTGCTTATCTCTGTGGTTCACTCCTCGGAAAGCATAAGCTCTTCCCCCGTATCAGTCCCAAGAAGAGTTGGGAAGGAAGCATTGGTGGAGGAATTCTCGTTCTGATTGTGGCTGGTGTCATCGGCTATTTTGCAAACATCGGGGCTACACCTCACATGTTGAGCATTCCTGGATGGGTAGGACTTGGACTCGTCGTAGTGTTCTTCGGAACATGGGGCGACCTTGTTGAGAGCCTTCTCAAGCGTACACTCGGTGTGAAGGACAGTGGTAATATCCTACCGGGACATGGTGGTATGCTCGATCGTTTCGACTCATCACTCTTAGCAATACCAGCAGCTGTCGTGTATCTTTATACATTGACACTCTTCAATTAAACTATAATAAGAAGAAATAACAGACGTATAGGGACAGACGGAACCGTCTGTCCCTATATTGTTTATAACACCTGCTATATCTTGATAATGAACGCAGAACTAACAATAGACTATCTTCGACAGGCGTTTGAGC harbors:
- a CDS encoding phosphatidate cytidylyltransferase, giving the protein MSDKLKNLIVRAVTGVFFVTVMVLGILHPHALIALFALITGLSIWEYTGLVNNIKGVKVNRFISTIIGVYFFLAVAGLRLTPVEGFVVFVPYILSILYLLISELYLKNENPINSWAYTMLGQMYIAMPFSMINVLAFQQVKPGQVTFDYLLPLSIFIFLWTNDTGAYLCGSLLGKHKLFPRISPKKSWEGSIGGGILVLIVAGVIGYFANIGATPHMLSIPGWVGLGLVVVFFGTWGDLVESLLKRTLGVKDSGNILPGHGGMLDRFDSSLLAIPAAVVYLYTLTLFN